ATATAACacaaaatcctataaaaaaaggcaataaaactttaatgtcgagatatttttttaataaaatcggTTACTGTATATTATATAATCCCTGCttattatctatattttttaaatattagatatgctctttttcatctatttttttttctttttaaattttatttaatacctaatttatgatattttttctttttgaatattaatatcGACTCcttcttaattataaataatgtttataatctatcattgtattttgttttcttgaactGAATTTATGCGCTCCATTTCTGCCCAATAAGATAaaccttaaatttatatttagagtTTGATGCCCATGTTACGTTTGTTAATTGTTAGTGTTTCCCACGTAATGCGCGAGAgtgattttctagtttttagtACAtctaagagagagaaaatgagcTTTTTAAAGTGGAAGTATTTAATTTTAACGGTGATaagtaattaagaaaaataatcacgTCGTCGTTTTAAAGAACAGTTACTAGCTTGTTTCTTTTCTGTTAGTTTTCAAAATACCAAGGTGCTTTTAATCCCTTGGGTTTGTTGTCATTCATTTCTAAATCCTTGtcatcttttctttcattttttctccCTCTGGATGTAcaatttttatgcttttttttataaaatagtttaatatcCATTTATCATGGAACATATCCacactattttatatttaaaaatataattacgattatttttgaaaatatttttcacttgaaaatatattaaaataatatttttttatattttaaaaaatattattaatatcaacatatcaaaataattttaaaacactaaaaaatattaatttaaaaaaatttaaatttttaaaaatactttaaaaatataaaaataaacaaaatcacaCACGTAATAAGTACCGAGTTTTATAGTTGCATCCTTTTGTCAAGTTATTGCTTCAAGTAAGTATTCAATACAATGTCTTGAAACGTCACCAGCATTATCAGTGATAATTAACACCGGAATTATTGTGGCAgctgaacaaaataaataatcatggtggacgaattgtgtgttgttttCTTTAGCTGGTAAGAAACTAGTATATAAATAAGGTCGTGATGCGTTAcagctcaaataaaaaaataaaactaaacgtaaaaataaaaataaaacatgtctGGATTATAGAAAgttgtttgttgttgttattaaactcagtttatgggttaattttaaaatttttcgatctaattttttatttaatttaaaattaaaattaaattataggaAAATTGTTCTAACAGGAAAGATCTAAACTTCGGAGAAGCAAAACTTGAACCGCAACAGAACTAACAACCTTTATTTCTAATCCACGTATAAGCAAAAGCATTCCACTTATTTTCCCGGAATACATAATCCACGTATCTGGCTCTTCCAGCCTCAACCTCTTCTATCCAATCAAGGCTTCAAGCTCTTCCTCCATCAAATCCACGCTTCACTCCAATTAAGCGAGAGGAGAGTACACATCCACCTATTTTCTCCTTTGCGTTAGCTCTCTAGTTTCCTTAATGGCGcctcataaataaaaaaaaaatcctgatgGCGTTCTcgatattttgagtttatactGTGTTAAGGAATACTTTTTAAAGTGTCtttgattaataatatttttttatttttaaaatttatttttgatattaatacattaaaaatatttttaaaatacaaaaataaataaataagcttaTATAAAAGACACGAAGAATAGTTGACAAACAGATAAAAGGAATAGTAAATTAAAGCTATTAGTTTTATCTTGCGAAAATATACAAATCTAGCAAAAACCGAGCCGCTTAACTACCGCTCCTCTCTCACCAATTTAAAATCCTACCTCTCCACGTGTCAAACAGCTCATCTTCACCGccgattttatttattaatcgtACGGATGATAAATAATTGAGGGTTTAGTATCTGACGTTTCGCATTATTCCACGTAGCATAATCGAAAGGACTGGAAATATTTTCTATTCTTGtcactattttaattttattttctttttattttcgaATCAAAACCCCTCTTCTCGTGAAACCTAAAGAAACCCTAGCTCCTCTCTGTTTCCCACGttaaccaaaaaacaaatcccTCAAATTATCGAAAAATTAGTGACTAAATTCAACAATTCGGTTAGGGTTTTAATTCGCAATTCATAGATTCACATACTGATCCATGTTCCATGCACGTGATCTTCATATTTCTCTCGAGAAATCGAATTCTCGCAGTATTTCAATCCAGGTACCTTTTTGATTTTGTGCCTTTGGATGTTATTTGGTCAATTCTGGGTTAGTTCGTGATAATAAGGCCttgattgttttgtttgatgTGCTAATGCTTGAATTTTGGTAATTTAGAGGGTAATTTTGGTCATTTGgtgtggtttttgttttttttacagatCTGAAAATGCATGATTGGGATTTGAAAATAAGGGGTTTTGGTTTTTGGTGTTTGGATTGATGGAAAATAGAGTAGGAAAGTCTCATGGAGTGGGAATTCCTAAGAAGTCGAGATCCTTGGATCTCAAGAGTCTCTATGaaactaaaaattcaaaatggtaTCAAAATAGTAATAATTTGAAGCGGAAGGGTGGTGGTATAGGTGATGATGAGAAGGGACATAAAAACAAGAAGAGTAGAAAGGAGGTTTGCATTAGTAGTTTTAAGAGTGTTAACAGTAGCTATAGTAAGAGTTTAAAGGAAGTGTATAATGGGAGTTTGAGTTTAGGTTTGAAGGACCCGAGGACTGGGTTGATTCAGAGACTGGCTGATAGTAATGGGTTTAGTGGTGCTTTGTTACCCTTGGAAGACGGGGCTGTTAAAATTCCTAGGCGAAAACGGGGTTTTGTGGGGCGAAGGAAGGTGGACAATGGTAGTGAAGGGGGCAAGCTGGCAAGAGGGTTTGGCAGGGAAGTGGGCAATGCTGACCAGGCTGATAAGTTAACTGGTGAAGATGAGGGTAAAGGGGTTGAGAATGGCAGTCAGGAGTCGAAGGCAGTGGTGATATTGGTTAGTGTAGTGGGTGATGTGGATCAGGCTAGCAAGTTAACTGGTGAAGGTAAAGCTAAGCAGGTTGAGCATTCAAAGGCTAAACAGAAGAAAGGTTCTGatgatttgaaagaaaatagaaatggtGAATTGGATGCAAGTAGGCATTTGAAGGAAGAAGACGGGCATGATGGTCATTCAGTTGCTACAAAAAGAGATTCATCGTTGAAGAAGTCTGACAATTGCCCTTTCGTTGTTAATAATGGGGATTCATCTCTGAAAAAGTCACTGAGGAAGCGgagtaggaaaaaaaaggatatggTGTCTAACAAGAAAAGAACCAAGGAGGCTGACCCATCAGTTGATGCTTCTATAAAGATCAGTGATGTTTTGCACGATGAGGATGAGGAGAATCTTGAAGAGAATGCAGCAATGATGCTATCATCACGATTTGATCCAAGCTGCACGGGTTTTTCTTCAAACAGCAAAGCCTCAGCCTCACCATCTAAAGATGGTTTCCAAGAATTTGCTGCTTGTGAGTCTAGCTATGTCTCTGGATCTGAATCATCATCTGTTGATACTGATGGTAGAGTATTACGACCTAGGAAACAGAACAAAGAGAAGGGTAACACGAGGAAACGGCGCcattattatgaaattttatctGGGGACTTGGATGCACATTGGGTTCTCAACCGGAGAATAAAGGTCTTTTGGCCTTTGGACCAGAGTTGGTATCATGGTCTTGTTGGTGACTATGACAAAGATAGGAAGCTTCATCATGTAAAATATGATGACCGGGATGAGGAATGGATTAATCTCCAAAATGAAAGATTTAAACTCTTGCTTCTCCCTTGTGAAGTTCCAGCTAAGACTAGAAGGAAAAGGTCAGTGACAAGAAACAAGTGCTCCAATGGGGGAAAGGAAAAACTGATgtctagaaaagaaaagagggaccTGATGACAGAGGATGATAGCTATGAAGGGGCTTATATGGACTCAGAGCCTATCATCTCGTGGTTGGCTCGATCTACTCATAGAGTCAAATCTTCTCCTCTTTGTGCCTTGAAGAAACAGAAAACTTCTTATCTATCTTCTACTAGGACACCACTGTCTTCCCTAAACAGGGATAGAGTTAAGTTATGTAGTAATTCTGCTTCATCAGAGAGTGTCGCCACTGATGGAAGGAGTGGTTTGCCTGTGATGGAGAAGCCTGTTTACCCCAAAGGTAGTAAGCTCCCTATTGTTTATTACAGGAAGCGGTTCCGCGAGACAAGCAATGTGTTGCGTCATGAATCCAAGGGTGTTCATATTTCTGCTAGTGTAGCAGAATCTGTTAGATCTCTGGTGCGTCATACTGTTAATTCTGAGGCTTTGGAAGAGCACGATACTTCTCTTGGAAGATTGAATCCTGATGAGGATTTGGATATGTTGGATGCTTTTGATCCTTTATGGTCAACTAATAAAGCAGGGTTGTTGAGATTAAATATTTCTGCCATAGAACCAAGATGGTTCAGGTTCAAGTTAAGCTTCCTATTGCCTTCTGTCCCCCTTCACTACTCATTTGGCTCAGAAATTGTTTGGTTGATCCATGCTATGGCACTGCTTCAGTATGGTATGCTTATGACTACATGGCCAAGGATTCATTTAGAGATGCTTTTTGTCGATAATGGGGTTGGATTGAGGTTTCTCCTGTTTGAAGGTTGCTTGAAAGAGGCTGTAGCTTTTGTTTTCCTGGTCTTGACAATATTTTATCAACCTAATGAGCAGCAGGGGAAATGTGCTGGCTTCCAGTTGCCAATAACTTCAATCAGGTTCAAATTCTCTTGCATTCAAGATTTCAGAAAGCAGTTTGCCTTTGCATTCTACAACTTCTCTGAAGTAGAGAATTCAAAGTGGATATACCTGGACCATAAGCTCAAAAAGCATTGCTTGCTTTCTAGGCAATTACCTCTGTCTGAATGCACTTATGATAATGTGAAGGCCTTGCAATGTGGAATGAATCAGCTCCTTAGTCCTTGGGCCTGCAGTGATGCCACCTTAAATAAGGTACTTTAACCTTACATAGTTAAATATGCTTTTGAAGATGACTTGCAGCTTTTACTTTTGCTTCCAGATTTTTCCTTGGAAAATAAATTCCTTTTCGTGATGTTTTTCCCTCTGTGTTTTCTCTTATTCTCTACATACGTGCCtgctttttttccatttcttaaTGTACAAATCGTGTGGCTTTTTTTTGTCCTCTTACATTATTTTatgttcatttttgttttgattattgtaATCATTAATCTGATGAGACCAATTGCTGCAGCATAGTTACCCTTGTTTGGGACAGCTGTGCAATCCTTTGCACTGCAATTCTGAATGGCTGcacggtgttttttttttcttttaggatTGTTATTAACTGCCATGATATTTACTGTTGAACAGGTCTTGCATAGGAGGTCTAGACAGAGCATCGGTCTCGTGGGGTTCTCCAGAGAATCTACTTGTGTTAATTCTAATCTGTCTTCTTCTAAGTCTGATAAAAATCACAGATATTTACCTTCATTTGCGCTTTCTTTTACTGCTGCTCCTACTTTCTTTTTGGGTTTGCATCTGAAGATGCTTATGGAACATAGTATGATGCACATTAACTTTCTGGATCACGATTCAATAGAGCATCCAGAAAAATCGAGTGGTTTGCTGGCTGACAGCTGTTCTAGTGTAGAGGACTGCTCCAAAGAATATTTAGATGGTACTCCTGGT
The Populus nigra chromosome 3, ddPopNigr1.1, whole genome shotgun sequence genome window above contains:
- the LOC133688569 gene encoding uncharacterized protein LOC133688569 — protein: MENRVGKSHGVGIPKKSRSLDLKSLYETKNSKWYQNSNNLKRKGGGIGDDEKGHKNKKSRKEVCISSFKSVNSSYSKSLKEVYNGSLSLGLKDPRTGLIQRLADSNGFSGALLPLEDGAVKIPRRKRGFVGRRKVDNGSEGGKLARGFGREVGNADQADKLTGEDEGKGVENGSQESKAVVILVSVVGDVDQASKLTGEGKAKQVEHSKAKQKKGSDDLKENRNGELDASRHLKEEDGHDGHSVATKRDSSLKKSDNCPFVVNNGDSSLKKSLRKRSRKKKDMVSNKKRTKEADPSVDASIKISDVLHDEDEENLEENAAMMLSSRFDPSCTGFSSNSKASASPSKDGFQEFAACESSYVSGSESSSVDTDGRVLRPRKQNKEKGNTRKRRHYYEILSGDLDAHWVLNRRIKVFWPLDQSWYHGLVGDYDKDRKLHHVKYDDRDEEWINLQNERFKLLLLPCEVPAKTRRKRSVTRNKCSNGGKEKLMSRKEKRDLMTEDDSYEGAYMDSEPIISWLARSTHRVKSSPLCALKKQKTSYLSSTRTPLSSLNRDRVKLCSNSASSESVATDGRSGLPVMEKPVYPKGSKLPIVYYRKRFRETSNVLRHESKGVHISASVAESVRSLVRHTVNSEALEEHDTSLGRLNPDEDLDMLDAFDPLWSTNKAGLLRLNISAIEPRWFRFKLSFLLPSVPLHYSFGSEIVWLIHAMALLQYGMLMTTWPRIHLEMLFVDNGVGLRFLLFEGCLKEAVAFVFLVLTIFYQPNEQQGKCAGFQLPITSIRFKFSCIQDFRKQFAFAFYNFSEVENSKWIYLDHKLKKHCLLSRQLPLSECTYDNVKALQCGMNQLLSPWACSDATLNKVLHRRSRQSIGLVGFSRESTCVNSNLSSSKSDKNHRYLPSFALSFTAAPTFFLGLHLKMLMEHSMMHINFLDHDSIEHPEKSSGLLADSCSSVEDCSKEYLDGTPGNDFKALLMGADFDGCISRAKPESQTVDETDPGSSTLLKGITVEIPSVNLNQHVNKELRSVQRSSDLSWNMNGGIIPSPNPTARRSTWYRNRSSSASFGWSDGRTDFLQNNFGNGPKKPRTHVSYALPLGGFDYSPRNRGQQQKGFSHKRIRTATEKRTSDISRGSERNLELLSCDANVLITNGDKGWRECGVQVVLELFDHNEWRLGIKLSGTTKYSYKAHQFLQTGSTNRFTHAMMWKGGKEWTLEFPDRSQWVLFKEMHEECYNRNMRAASFKNIPIPGVCLIEENDDNGIEAPFFRGFKYFRQLETDVELALNPSRVLYDMDSDDEKWMLKNRSSSEVNSSSRQISEEIFEKAMDMFEKAAYSQQRDQFTSDEIMKLMAGIGPTGAIKIIHEYWQHKRQRKRMPLIRHLQPPLWERYQQQLREWEQARERSSTSLPSGCHGKVALEDKPPMYAFCLKPRGLEVPNKGSKQRSHRKFSVAGKSNAFAGDHDGFHPYGRRINGFASGDEKTIYPVHINESFDDSPLPRISPRFFSPQDACAPGYFSMTGDRYDRNHLQKLRRTKSKKLGTCVSPYGTQMAALYNQRMMDQGNGFHRWNASFSDWPSRQHHQIDFNVRHGLEQLNGSDLDEFRLRDASGAAKHALNMANIKRERAQRLLYRADLAIHKAVVALMNAEAIKASSEDVNGDG